GTGAAGGATATGATTGATCGTTTTCCAACCCTTAACTTTGATTTCCATGCTCATAACGACTATGATCTGTCGGTTGCAAATGTATTATCCGCTATCGAGGCTGGAGCTTCGGGGGTACATACTACGGTTAATGGGTTAGGCGAACGAGCAGGAAATGCGCCTCTTGCTAGTGTGATTGCATTAATCCATGACCACTCCGATTTCAGTACTGCTGTAGAGGAGCGTAAAATAGCTTTGCTTTCTAAGATGGTCGAGTCATATTCTGGCATACGCATCTCACAAAACTGCCCTGTTGTCGGAGAGAATGTCTTTACCCAATGTAGTGGCGTTCATGCAGATGGTGACAATAAGAAGGGATTGTATTTTAATGATTTGATGCCTGAACGTTTTGGTCGTGTTCGTAAATATGCATTAGGTAAAACATCGGGTAAAGCCAATATCGTAAAAAATCTTGAGTCTCTAGGTATCGAGATGGAGCCTAAAGAACTTAAATTGGTAACAGATCGTATTATAGAGTTGGCTGATAAAAAGGCGAATGTAACCGTGGAGGATCTTCCGTATATCATCTCTGATGTTTTAAGAACTCAACAAGTGGAGCAGAAGATAAAGTTGTGTAACTACTCTTTAGTTCATACTCTTGGATTAAATCCTACTGCGACATTAAGTATTGATATTGATGGGGAGGTATATCAAGCGACTTCCGCAGGAGATGGTCAGTATGATGCTTTTATGAATTCTTTGAGAAGTATCTATGCTAAGCTGAATAAACCTTTCCCTGCTTTGATAGATTATTCTGTTACCATACCTCCAGGAGGACGGACAGATGCGCTTGTGGAAACGGTTATCACATGGCAATTTGGGAAAGTGTTTAAAACTCGTGGTCTTGAAAGTGATCAAACTGAAGCTGCTATTAAGGCTACGATCAAGATGTTGAATGTAATAGAATTGGAAGTAGAAAATTATTAAGAAGATATATCATGAAATTAAATATAGCTGTTTTATCTGGAGATGGTATCGGGCCAGAGATCGTAGATCAAGCATTAAAAGTGGTTCGTGCAATTTCTAAGAAATTTGGGCATGAAGTGTCAACAGAAGAGGGATTAGTCGGAGCGACTGCAATTGATAAGGTAGGAGACCCATACCCTGAAAGTACCCATGAAATATGTATGGAAGCGGATGCTGTCCTTTTTGGTGCTATTGGAGATCCTAAGTTTGATAACGACCCTACTGCAAAGGTACGTCCAGAGCAAGGTCTGCTTCGTATGCGTAAGCAGTTGGGGTTATATGCAAACTTGCGTCCTGTGACGACATTTCCTTCGCTTCTTCACAAATCTCCTCTACGCAAAGAGTTGGTAGAGGGTGCAGATTTCTTGTGCCTAAGAGAGTTGACAGGGGGTATCTATTTTGGTGATAAAGGCCGTACAGAAGACAATCAAGGAGCTTTTGATCATTGTGTATACACTCGTGAGGAGATTGCACGAATTCTTCATTTGGCTTATAAATTTGCACTGCAAAGAGATAAAAGAGTCACTGTCGTTGATAAGGCGAATGTTTTAGAGACTTCGAGACTTTGGAGAGAAGAGGCTCAAAAGATAGAAAAAGAGTATCCTGAAGTAGAGACAGACTATATGTTTGTGGATAATGCTGCGATGCAGATCATACAATGGCCAAAGAAATTTGATGTCATGGTTACAGAAAATATGTTTGGGGATATTCTTACAGATGAGGCGAGTGTGATTACTGGTTCTTTGGGACTTCTTCCTTCAGCATCTGTGGGTACTCATACGAGTGTTTTTGAACCGATTCATGGGTCTTATCCTCAGGCAGCAGGAAAAGATATTGCAAACCCCGTTGCAACGATTCTTTCAGCAGCGATGATGTTTGAAACTGCTTTTGAATTGAAAGAGGAGGGAGCATTAATTCGCAAAGCTGTATTGGCATCGATGGATGCTGGTGTGGTGACAGAAGATATTGATAAGGAGAAAGCTTGTAAGACTTCAGAAGTGGGTGATTGGATCGCAAACTACGTTTTGGAAGCATAACCATTATATTTCTATTTTGCCAAAGCGATAGGGGTTTCTCCTATCGCTTTTTTCTTACCATAAACTCTTATATCTCCTATGGAGGAACGCTGTAATACGCCATATCGTATCTTTAAATATGTGTAATAGTAGAGAATAATCTCTTCATTTCGTTTGTTGATAGAGGGAAGATCGTACTACTTTGATTCGTATTTTAGTTACGAAATGAGAACCCTTTGGTTAGGGATTGGTTACCCCTAGAGTAACTGAAGGGTAAGGGAAGGGTAACCGAAGGGTAAGGGAAGTAGCCTTGAAATAGGTCTCTGAAATATCTAAAGTAGGAGTTTGAATCGGTGAATGTGATATTATTTTGTTACCGATACTCCTCTTCTACTATTGCTTTTTATGAAGATGAGTGCATTGCTCCCTCGATGTTTTACGTAATCTCTATCTTTTTTTTATTGTAATCCATAGTCCTGTTAACAGTGTTGCAGTACCAAGGGTTAGGAAGAATAAGATAATGAGGATGCGTCCTGTGTTTTTTGTCTTTAGGGAACCTATCATAAAGGAATGTAGTCCCTGATAGAGAAATTGATTCACCCTCTTTTCTTGGTCTGTATATCGAATCATTTTTCCCGATAATAGATCGAATTGAAATTGACTTTCTCCAGGATCATCTAATGAGATCTCCACGATGTTTTTCTCAAGGGGTACAGTATTCACCAAATAGTTTGGAAATGTTTGTTCGAAACAGGCTTTCAATTGTGATTGAGACCATACTTTCTGATCCATTGTATCTCCGCAATAGTAGTGGTGTTTCCCCTTTTGGGTGGTAAATTGCACCACGGCACGATTCTTTATGGTGTATGATTGAATGTCTACAGTATTGGGAGGGAGTTTCGTCAGGCGATCTAATGCGATTGTGTTTATGGGTTCTGTCGGCTGCCAAATCTCTTGCGCGTCGTTAAAGACTCCTTTTTTTATCCACCTATTGGATACATGATGAAGGGAGAAGAATCCACTAAGTGTCCAAGTGAATATGATAAGTCCTCCACTGATTCCTAGAAGGTAATGCCAGCGATAATGTCTCTTTTTATACGGATTTCGAAGCCTTTTTTTTACAAGAATGATACCTCCGTATATATAACCTGTAAGTATTGCAATAAGCGATAGGATAGCAAGGAATTTTATTACCAATATCCATATTTGAGTATTTTCTCTTAAAGTTCTAAAATAGAGCCAATGTGGTATTGCACCGAAGCAAGCAATCCATTTAGATTTAGTGGTGGTTCTTTGAAGAACATCCCCTGTTTTAGAGGAGATATATAGATTGCTTCCATCCTTATATTTCATCCTATAGATAGGAAGATGTTTACGCATTCTACTCCATGGAATCCACATGTCTAAGTCGTGCATGATGGTTGTATGTTCTGCCTTTTCGTCCATCAGCATATTGCCAAAAGCTTCACATTGTGATTGAATCGAACCCTCATTCTTTTGCAAATAGATGGTATCTGCATTATTATGATTGAAATTGCGAATTTGTCTCCACCCGAATGCTCCGTAATGGATATGGGAGTTGGGAGAGATGCCTTCTTTAGGAATAACCTTGAAAGGTATCGTTTTTTGATGGCTTTCAATCCATGATTTAGATGCTCTTGGGAATCCTCCCAAGAGCATAAAGTAACCACTAATAAACCATACTAAAAGAATAGGTAGTGTGATGATGCCAAAGATTCGATGGTATTTTAATAATAACTTTTTCATATTGTTGGATTAAAATCGAAGACCTAAAGTAATTCCCCAATTGCGTTCTGGTGCTGCAACATATTGGTTTGAATAGATAGATGAATTGTAGTACATCTCATTTGATATATTGCGAATATTGGCTTGAATCCACATATGATTATGCTCGTATTTTAAACCTATATTCTGAACCAATGACGATGGCAATAGGTAGGTGTTTGCACTGTCAGAGAACTGTGTGTCGGTATATACAATTCCCCACCATGCAGAGAGTCCTTTCAGTAGTCCTCTATTTTTATGCCATGAAATTCTACCATATGCACTATTATTGGGTGCAAAAGATCCCTGTTTGTTGTTACTATCTTGTGTCTTGTTGTAACAATACCCTCCGTTTAGTTCTATCTCTTTGGTCAAATAAGAGGTTATGTCCACTTCAGCTCCTTTCGAGGTTACCTCTCCAATTTGTCCATATACTTTCTTGCCATCCTCTTTTCCAAGGTATGTCTTAATGTTCTTTTTGGTTATATGATATAGGTTTGCTTGGATCGAAACTTTACTTTTTTCCACTTTTGCTCCTAGTTCATATTGCAAGCCCTCTTCTGGATCAAATATTTTTCCACCTTTATTGGGAGCGATAATATTGCCATTTGTATCTTTATAGATATAGTTCTCATTATAGATCGTTCTATATGGTTTATAGAAATTAGAGATGGATCCATACAATGAGATTGTTTTGGCTATCTCATAAACCATTCCTGTTTTGTATGAGAATGCTTGGTCTGTAAACGAACCTTCTTTGGTGAAATCACCTGTGTCCTTATTGGCATCTACTGAGGCTTTTGATTTGTTAAAGAAGAAATGATCGACTCTTGCTCCTAACATCATCTTAAAATGTGGTGTTATATCGATTAGATCTTGAATGTTAAACGCTAATATTCGATCATTATATCTACGGACAGCAGAAAATTTGGAGTCTATCTCTCCTTGGTAAAGCTCTGGATTCTCTACAGAAATTGTTGCTCCTTTTCCAGCGCCCCAGATATCATCTGCATTGTATCCTGTGTAGCCATCTCTTTTCGTTTGAAAGTAAGATATACCACTACTTGTGTGATGCATTGCCCCTAGAAGACGAAAAGTTGAATTATATTCAATATTCGATTGGAGTGTATTGGTAAGGTGTTGGAATCTTAGCGGATAGCTTCGTTGAAGGTGGTTTATGTCGATATAAACCTTTTGGTCTCCCTTCATATAATAGTGGTCTTTTATATCGCTTTTTGAGGTGATATAGGTTAGCTCCTCGGTAGAAAAGTAATCTATATCATCTTGACTATATGAAGTCGAGATTGCAAGGTAATTCTTTGGATTGAAGTGATGTTCCCACTTTACATATCCATTCAAGTTTTTCGATTTAAGAAAATCTGCAGGATCGTTATAACGCTGCTTTCTATCCATATTCTTTGGAAGATCCCCTTTGTTATAGGTCTTTTTATCTCCATTTGTCGCATAAATATCATGAGTGAATGAAGGAGTCCCAGCTTCGGTGTCATAGCGGTCGTTAAAAGCTCCAAAGCGAAACTCTATCTGATCTTTTGAAGATAATTTCCATCCCAAAGCAAAGTAGAGGTTCTTCACCGTTTTTCCGTTATCTCTCCATCCATCCGACTGAATCCAGTTTGCATCCACTCTGTATGATAGGTTGTCTCCTATACGATGGCATGTACTTACTCTTGCATCATGATTGTTGTAAGAAGAGATACTGTAAGAGGCTCTATTTTCAGCAGAACTCCATGGGTTTTTACGGACAATGTTTACGATTCCTCCAACAGAAGAGCCTCCATAGAGTGCAGAAGCAGGACCTTTTAGATACTCTATACGCTCAATGTTTGCTGTAGAGGAGATGGGGGCACTATTAGAGTAGGCCATTCTATAATCCAATTGTCCATCTACCATAACAATAGGAGAACCAAAACCTCTCATACGAAATGTTTGAAACCCTCCATAATTCATCTTTGGCGTAATTCCTGTGGTATAATCGAAAGCATCGTTTACACTCTGAATTGCAAAAGATTCAAGACTTTTACTATCAATAGTGGAGGTGGCTGTCGGGATGTACTTTAGTGGAACATTTAATTTGAGTACCCCCTCTGTCTTTCTTACTTGGTGCTCAAATATTGAGATCTCATTAACCTGAATGGTGTCTTTATCAAGGGTTTGGGCCTTGGAGGCATAACCAAAGATAATAAGTAATAGTGCTGTGATTGATAACTTGTTGTTCATATGTTCAATTTTAAATAAGATGTCCTATCTAAAATCAAACTATCAAGATATAGAGTTCTGAGCATACAAAAGAGAGATCTCTCTATTTGTATGTTCTTACATCTAGCTATTAAATCCCGATAGCTGATCTTCTGTTATTTGAAGTAGGTTTTCTGACTAAGGACTCTTTTATCTGCTCCTTCCCAATCTAAAATCAGTGGATAATTGCAGAAAAGATTTACATCCATTACAGCTGCGGGTACAGTTCTTGATTTGCACAAGATTCCCTTCTTTAAAAGACTATTTGCCTTTAAAATTCACCTTCAATAATTGCTAACAAATTTATTAATTTAAGTCAAATTATGT
The Prolixibacteraceae bacterium DNA segment above includes these coding regions:
- a CDS encoding TonB-dependent receptor, with the translated sequence MNNKLSITALLLIIFGYASKAQTLDKDTIQVNEISIFEHQVRKTEGVLKLNVPLKYIPTATSTIDSKSLESFAIQSVNDAFDYTTGITPKMNYGGFQTFRMRGFGSPIVMVDGQLDYRMAYSNSAPISSTANIERIEYLKGPASALYGGSSVGGIVNIVRKNPWSSAENRASYSISSYNNHDARVSTCHRIGDNLSYRVDANWIQSDGWRDNGKTVKNLYFALGWKLSSKDQIEFRFGAFNDRYDTEAGTPSFTHDIYATNGDKKTYNKGDLPKNMDRKQRYNDPADFLKSKNLNGYVKWEHHFNPKNYLAISTSYSQDDIDYFSTEELTYITSKSDIKDHYYMKGDQKVYIDINHLQRSYPLRFQHLTNTLQSNIEYNSTFRLLGAMHHTSSGISYFQTKRDGYTGYNADDIWGAGKGATISVENPELYQGEIDSKFSAVRRYNDRILAFNIQDLIDITPHFKMMLGARVDHFFFNKSKASVDANKDTGDFTKEGSFTDQAFSYKTGMVYEIAKTISLYGSISNFYKPYRTIYNENYIYKDTNGNIIAPNKGGKIFDPEEGLQYELGAKVEKSKVSIQANLYHITKKNIKTYLGKEDGKKVYGQIGEVTSKGAEVDITSYLTKEIELNGGYCYNKTQDSNNKQGSFAPNNSAYGRISWHKNRGLLKGLSAWWGIVYTDTQFSDSANTYLLPSSLVQNIGLKYEHNHMWIQANIRNISNEMYYNSSIYSNQYVAAPERNWGITLGLRF
- a CDS encoding 2-isopropylmalate synthase is translated as MMKNRRISIMDTTLRDGEQTSGVSFSAPEKLSVAKFLIQELSVDAIEIASARVSEGELNAAKKIMQWAQSKGLESKIEILGFVDQGKSIAWIEEAGGKVLNLLSKGSENHLTHQLRKTIQEHITEINKTIEDASDRGIKVNLYLEDWSNGMKQKPSYVYDLLEGIHVEKLGRIMLPDTLGILTPQECYGFVKDMIDRFPTLNFDFHAHNDYDLSVANVLSAIEAGASGVHTTVNGLGERAGNAPLASVIALIHDHSDFSTAVEERKIALLSKMVESYSGIRISQNCPVVGENVFTQCSGVHADGDNKKGLYFNDLMPERFGRVRKYALGKTSGKANIVKNLESLGIEMEPKELKLVTDRIIELADKKANVTVEDLPYIISDVLRTQQVEQKIKLCNYSLVHTLGLNPTATLSIDIDGEVYQATSAGDGQYDAFMNSLRSIYAKLNKPFPALIDYSVTIPPGGRTDALVETVITWQFGKVFKTRGLESDQTEAAIKATIKMLNVIELEVENY
- the leuB gene encoding 3-isopropylmalate dehydrogenase, with translation MKLNIAVLSGDGIGPEIVDQALKVVRAISKKFGHEVSTEEGLVGATAIDKVGDPYPESTHEICMEADAVLFGAIGDPKFDNDPTAKVRPEQGLLRMRKQLGLYANLRPVTTFPSLLHKSPLRKELVEGADFLCLRELTGGIYFGDKGRTEDNQGAFDHCVYTREEIARILHLAYKFALQRDKRVTVVDKANVLETSRLWREEAQKIEKEYPEVETDYMFVDNAAMQIIQWPKKFDVMVTENMFGDILTDEASVITGSLGLLPSASVGTHTSVFEPIHGSYPQAAGKDIANPVATILSAAMMFETAFELKEEGALIRKAVLASMDAGVVTEDIDKEKACKTSEVGDWIANYVLEA
- a CDS encoding PepSY domain-containing protein translates to MKKLLLKYHRIFGIITLPILLVWFISGYFMLLGGFPRASKSWIESHQKTIPFKVIPKEGISPNSHIHYGAFGWRQIRNFNHNNADTIYLQKNEGSIQSQCEAFGNMLMDEKAEHTTIMHDLDMWIPWSRMRKHLPIYRMKYKDGSNLYISSKTGDVLQRTTTKSKWIACFGAIPHWLYFRTLRENTQIWILVIKFLAILSLIAILTGYIYGGIILVKKRLRNPYKKRHYRWHYLLGISGGLIIFTWTLSGFFSLHHVSNRWIKKGVFNDAQEIWQPTEPINTIALDRLTKLPPNTVDIQSYTIKNRAVVQFTTQKGKHHYYCGDTMDQKVWSQSQLKACFEQTFPNYLVNTVPLEKNIVEISLDDPGESQFQFDLLSGKMIRYTDQEKRVNQFLYQGLHSFMIGSLKTKNTGRILIILFFLTLGTATLLTGLWITIKKR